Proteins encoded together in one Oceanobacillus iheyensis HTE831 window:
- a CDS encoding DUF1048 domain-containing protein, with product MRIQDIIEGKKEWRAHKARVKALPKDYQIVYKEIQKYLFKVGPVELTDGIGLLSGIIDLFEKGAHMGKDVLEVTGEDVAAFCDELIKDSKTYADLYQESVNQTVNEAMKED from the coding sequence ATGAGAATACAGGATATCATCGAAGGCAAAAAAGAATGGCGAGCACACAAAGCGCGTGTAAAAGCACTTCCAAAAGATTATCAAATTGTGTATAAAGAAATTCAAAAATACCTCTTTAAAGTCGGCCCTGTTGAGCTAACCGATGGAATTGGTTTGCTGTCAGGGATTATTGATCTTTTTGAAAAAGGTGCTCATATGGGCAAAGACGTGCTTGAAGTGACAGGAGAAGACGTAGCTGCGTTCTGCGACGAACTAATCAAAGATTCAAAAACGTACGCGGATCTCTATCAGGAATCGGTTAACCAGACAGTGAATGAAGCGATGAAAGAAGATTAG
- a CDS encoding CPBP family intramembrane glutamic endopeptidase, with protein sequence MVLVLIPFFIEYLLMNYLTEVFQNELYSGTLIGLIMSIIFTLGVYFIAIRPKSLSWKEVGFQRFSTSYWGPLIGWTMVLIIGSILLSVIVEWIFNMGTDNSKTDSLQTRLTTMNIVIAFVSAAIISPIYEEIFYRGFLYRWIRTKYGLLAGMLMSSFIFMLVHIPTFNSLPYTFLSGLIFAWTYEKTQSIYPAMIIHGLFNGLAILLTATV encoded by the coding sequence TTGGTTCTGGTACTCATCCCATTCTTTATTGAATACCTGTTGATGAACTATTTAACCGAAGTTTTTCAAAACGAATTATATTCGGGAACATTGATCGGATTGATTATGTCGATTATCTTTACCCTTGGCGTGTATTTTATTGCGATAAGGCCAAAGAGCCTTTCTTGGAAGGAAGTAGGTTTTCAGCGATTTTCAACATCTTATTGGGGACCTCTTATCGGATGGACCATGGTTCTAATTATCGGCAGCATTCTGCTAAGTGTTATCGTGGAATGGATATTCAATATGGGGACGGACAACAGCAAGACAGACAGCTTACAAACTCGATTAACTACGATGAATATCGTGATTGCTTTTGTATCAGCTGCAATTATTTCGCCCATTTACGAGGAAATTTTTTATCGTGGTTTTCTGTATCGATGGATTAGAACGAAGTATGGACTGTTAGCGGGGATGTTAATGAGCTCATTCATTTTCATGCTCGTTCATATTCCGACATTCAATTCCTTGCCATATACGTTTTTATCGGGACTGATTTTTGCCTGGACGTATGAAAAAACACAGTCCATATATCCTGCGATGATTATTCATGGACTTTTTAACGGCTTGGCGATTCTTTTGACAGCGACGGTTTAG
- a CDS encoding SRPBCC domain-containing protein gives MTEQHVEDVHVSSVIFSHTAKDTEEVNAILSRVSKAGGIVMNEGTADDWGYTGLFKDPEGYTWELISWLEVNDTYTIEVNREYPYKPERLFHAWTSPHVLKNLFGLTEMEMDVRVGGRFRFATNQVVELPGTHTESGEYKVIEPYTRIEKSWNYEGPMSPDKTLHSEIILEFKETQPNVTQVVLREIIASLCTVTKRNQARDKWTQALMELDALLSLDN, from the coding sequence ATGACAGAGCAGCATGTAGAAGATGTACATGTTTCTAGTGTTATTTTCAGTCACACTGCTAAAGATACGGAGGAAGTGAATGCCATTCTGTCACGTGTATCCAAGGCTGGCGGCATCGTGATGAATGAGGGTACCGCAGATGATTGGGGCTACACAGGCCTTTTTAAAGATCCAGAGGGATATACATGGGAACTAATATCTTGGCTCGAAGTGAATGATACCTATACTATCGAGGTCAATAGGGAATATCCGTACAAACCAGAAAGGTTATTTCATGCGTGGACATCTCCTCATGTACTCAAGAACTTATTCGGGCTCACCGAAATGGAAATGGATGTACGCGTAGGAGGGCGCTTTCGATTTGCTACCAATCAAGTTGTGGAATTACCTGGAACGCATACGGAGTCTGGAGAATATAAGGTTATTGAGCCATATACACGTATCGAAAAAAGCTGGAATTATGAAGGGCCCATGTCACCAGACAAAACGCTCCACTCAGAAATAATCCTAGAGTTCAAAGAGACGCAACCAAATGTAACGCAAGTCGTTTTGCGTGAAATAATCGCATCTCTTTGTACCGTTACGAAAAGGAATCAAGCAAGAGATAAATGGACTCAGGCATTGATGGAGCTGGATGCGCTTCTTTCTTTGGATAACTAA
- a CDS encoding MerR family transcriptional regulator: protein MNFYSTGEVAKMLGVSVRSLRYYDQIGLISPNKKDEYGKRFYSDDDIVTLKKITILKMSNLSLDNIKKILSEITIEQLLYVHRDYLQQKIEELHASVHHTTALLHSMKLEGDLKWEQLIPLIQEAQTKHPTDADWNQFLDDQEQETLKEKLPKLEQDGPQVKQWINLIRRIELCLKRGDTPASEEGQIIAEDTLILSDELFAGNEELGEKFFEIRKSPEKSQEMNLYPVKEEVMHFLEAAIHVFTTNESKQRGTTVS from the coding sequence GTGAATTTTTATTCCACAGGGGAAGTTGCTAAAATGCTGGGTGTTTCGGTGCGATCATTACGGTATTATGATCAAATCGGATTAATCAGCCCAAATAAGAAAGATGAGTATGGTAAACGATTTTATAGCGATGACGATATAGTAACACTGAAGAAAATAACGATATTAAAAATGTCGAACTTATCTCTAGATAATATTAAGAAAATACTTTCCGAGATTACGATTGAGCAGTTACTTTATGTACATCGAGATTACTTACAGCAGAAAATAGAGGAGCTTCACGCATCCGTCCATCATACTACCGCCCTTCTCCATAGCATGAAGCTGGAGGGTGATTTAAAGTGGGAGCAATTAATTCCTTTGATACAAGAAGCACAAACGAAGCATCCTACCGATGCGGATTGGAATCAGTTTTTAGATGATCAAGAACAGGAGACCTTAAAGGAAAAGCTTCCAAAGTTAGAACAAGATGGTCCTCAAGTAAAGCAGTGGATTAATCTGATTAGAAGAATAGAACTATGTTTGAAACGGGGAGATACCCCAGCGTCTGAGGAAGGTCAGATTATTGCAGAAGATACGTTGATATTATCGGATGAATTATTCGCAGGCAATGAAGAACTAGGTGAGAAATTTTTTGAAATACGTAAGTCACCTGAGAAGTCACAAGAAATGAACCTCTATCCGGTCAAAGAAGAGGTAATGCATTTTTTGGAAGCAGCGATACACGTCTTTACCACCAATGAATCGAAACAAAGGGGAACCACTGTTTCATAA
- a CDS encoding PF20097 family protein, with protein MKCPECSNEVKQGYIFSSRRICWSDSADSAFSTYGSEELTKDAFFKVGKIPALRCEKCNIVIFKYN; from the coding sequence ATGAAATGTCCTGAATGCAGTAATGAGGTTAAGCAAGGGTATATTTTTTCTTCCCGACGTATTTGTTGGTCAGATTCAGCTGATTCAGCCTTCTCTACTTATGGAAGTGAAGAATTAACCAAAGATGCATTTTTTAAAGTAGGCAAAATCCCTGCGTTGAGATGTGAAAAATGTAATATAGTTATTTTTAAATACAATTGA